The following proteins come from a genomic window of Ursus arctos isolate Adak ecotype North America unplaced genomic scaffold, UrsArc2.0 scaffold_12, whole genome shotgun sequence:
- the PRR9 gene encoding proline-rich protein 9, whose translation MSFNEQQCKQPCVPPPCLQKTQEQCQAKAEDVCLPPCQDPCQEKCPVQVQEVCLPQCQELNQESCPQQGQDQCPPQCVEPCQELSQTKCVEVCPQKVQEKCLPPGKGK comes from the coding sequence ATGTCCTTTAATGAACAGCAGTGCAAGCAGCCATGTGTGCCTCCTCCATGTCTTCAAAAGACTCAAGAGCAGTGCCAGGCAAAGGCTGAGGATGTGTGCCTCCCTCCATGCCAGGACCCCTGCCAAGAGAAGTGCCCAGTGCAAGTTCAGGAGGTGTGTCTTCCTCAGTGCCAGGAGTTAAACCAAGAGAGTTGCCCACAGCAAGGCCAAGACCAATGCCCACCTCAGTGTGTGGAGCCATGCCAGGAGTTATCTCAGACAAAATGTGTGGAAGTTTGTCCACAGAAAGTCCAGGAGAAGTGCTTACCCCCTGGCAAGGGAAAGTAA
- the LOC113246160 gene encoding late cornified envelope-like proline-rich protein 1: MSSDDKNKSSEPKNEPKNCDPRCEQKCEAKCQPSCLKKLLQRCSEKCPREKCPAPPKCPPSPSLCPPPCPPPCPPPCPAPCPPKPCSKPCPPKCPSPCPPPE; this comes from the coding sequence aTGTCGagtgatgataaaaataaatctagTGAACCCAAGAATGAGCCCAAGAACTGTGATCCCAGGTGTGAACAAAAGTGTGAAGCCAAATGCCAGCCTAGCTGTTTAAAGAAGCTGCTGCAACGGTGCTCTGAAAAGTGCCCACGGGAAAAGTGCCCAGCACCACCAAAGTGTCCACCGTCCCCATCACTGTGCCCCCCACCATGCCCCCCACCATGCCCTCCTCCatgcccagctccctgcccccccaagcCCTGTTCTAAGCCCTGTCCTCCTAAATGcccatctccctgcccacccccagaaTGA